The SAR324 cluster bacterium genome includes the window AGATAGCATGACCATTGTTTTACAAAAAGTTAAGGAAGAGGTTCCCCAGGGAACATATATTTGACCATCAGCAAAAACTGGTTGGAACCTGTGGCAACACTGACATTATTAAAATTGGAGTTTCTCGAAAAAACATGAAACTGCCCACCCAGCCCCCATGTTTTCATCATATAAAATAAACCCGCTCCCAGCGTAAGACCAAATCCTGCATCAGTCTGATTGGCTATATTATTATTGGTTTTAAGGGCACTGTTCATATACGCCAGTCCTGCCAAACCATAAATTTCGAGAGAACCGTTGATGCTGGTGGAACGGTAATCCAGATAGAGGCTGTCTGTCTGTGCCTTATGCTTCCATGTTTTACCATGAGCTTCATAGGTGAGGTCTGCCTGTGTCATGTTATACCCCAGTCTCCAGTCCATCCAGTCGCCATTATGATCCAGAAAAAAATCGAGCGGGTAACCTGACGCGCTGAAATCCTTGTCTTCAGGAAGCGAATACACGCCCAATCCTGCGCCCACACTCCAATTGTACGTGGCAAATGATCGGGGGACTTCCTCCATGGTTTCTTCAAAATCTTCCGCATGTGCGGAAAAGACGAAGACCGATGATAAAATAAGGCAGAACAGATATTTCATGGGCTGTTTATGGACTAGACAGTTATGTTCCCAGATCCTGAGTTATTGAATAGGAATGAG containing:
- a CDS encoding porin family protein yields the protein MKYLFCLILSSVFVFSAHAEDFEETMEEVPRSFATYNWSVGAGLGVYSLPEDKDFSASGYPLDFFLDHNGDWMDWRLGYNMTQADLTYEAHGKTWKHKAQTDSLYLDYRSTSINGSLEIYGLAGLAYMNSALKTNNNIANQTDAGFGLTLGAGLFYMMKTWGLGGQFHVFSRNSNFNNVSVATGSNQFLLMVKYMFPGEPLP